One Algihabitans albus DNA segment encodes these proteins:
- a CDS encoding amidase family protein, with protein sequence MSAKPTVIEANSPADLGVAELANLFRRGALSPVEAAEAALQRIDSFDTSVNAFVYRDRATTLAMARASCERFRSGCPLGLLDGIPTSIKDLAPVAGWPVRRGSLALDPTIPAPEDSPPVARLREAGAVFVGKTATPESGSRIVTRSAVHGVTCNPYVLDRTPGGSSGGAAAALALGMGTLALGTDGAGSIRIPAAFCNLVGLKPGFGRVPSFPPSFFMPHSVTGPMARRVADVAAMLEVMARPEPRDPYAWPLPFDPAARAAEGPVGLRVAVSPTLGGLGQPDRETEAAIWTVAEVLGDSGALVEEADPEWPADPYETFMVFWEATYAGFLDSYAPEQAERMDPLLREIAARGRSIDILSYHRALAGRLAIAAAAQAFFNRYHAVLTPVMPGPAFDLQAEAPPGEAPDDWRWCPFTYLFNMTGQPAISVPADFTSDGLPIGVQLAGGAGQEETLLALATAVETRRNLTHRLPPCLGA encoded by the coding sequence GTGAGCGCGAAACCGACAGTCATCGAAGCGAATTCGCCTGCAGATCTCGGCGTTGCGGAACTGGCGAACCTTTTTCGCCGTGGCGCTCTCTCGCCTGTGGAGGCGGCCGAGGCGGCGCTGCAGCGGATCGACAGCTTCGACACGTCGGTCAATGCCTTCGTCTACCGCGACCGTGCCACGACGCTGGCCATGGCCCGAGCCTCCTGCGAGCGGTTTCGTTCCGGATGTCCGCTGGGCTTGCTCGACGGCATTCCGACTTCGATCAAGGACCTCGCGCCGGTCGCAGGCTGGCCGGTGCGGCGCGGATCCCTTGCTCTCGACCCCACGATTCCGGCCCCCGAGGATTCGCCGCCGGTTGCGCGACTGCGTGAGGCTGGCGCCGTGTTCGTCGGTAAGACGGCGACCCCGGAATCGGGATCGCGGATCGTTACCCGCAGCGCCGTTCATGGAGTGACGTGCAATCCCTATGTACTCGACAGGACCCCTGGGGGGTCCAGCGGCGGCGCGGCGGCGGCCCTCGCCTTGGGTATGGGAACCTTGGCTTTGGGCACCGACGGTGCCGGTTCGATCCGAATTCCGGCTGCCTTCTGCAACCTGGTCGGCCTGAAGCCGGGCTTTGGTCGCGTGCCGTCCTTTCCACCGTCCTTCTTCATGCCACACTCCGTGACCGGACCGATGGCCCGCCGCGTGGCGGACGTCGCGGCGATGTTGGAGGTTATGGCGCGGCCCGAACCGCGCGATCCCTATGCCTGGCCTTTGCCCTTCGATCCGGCGGCGCGCGCTGCCGAAGGTCCGGTGGGCTTGCGGGTCGCGGTCTCGCCGACACTGGGCGGTTTGGGGCAACCGGATCGGGAGACTGAAGCTGCGATCTGGACGGTGGCCGAGGTCCTGGGCGACTCCGGTGCCCTGGTCGAGGAAGCCGATCCCGAGTGGCCCGCCGACCCTTATGAGACCTTCATGGTGTTCTGGGAAGCGACCTATGCCGGCTTCCTCGATAGCTACGCGCCGGAGCAGGCGGAGCGGATGGACCCGCTGTTGAGGGAGATCGCTGCGCGCGGCCGTTCGATCGACATCCTGAGCTACCATCGCGCTCTTGCCGGGCGATTGGCCATCGCTGCCGCGGCACAGGCCTTTTTCAACCGCTACCACGCCGTTCTGACTCCGGTGATGCCGGGACCTGCCTTCGACCTGCAGGCGGAGGCCCCACCGGGGGAAGCTCCGGACGACTGGCGCTGGTGCCCCTTCACTTACCTCTTCAACATGACCGGCCAGCCGGCCATCTCCGTTCCCGCGGACTTCACGTCCGACGGCCTGCCGATCGGCGTGCAGTTGGCCGGTGGGGCGGGGCAGGAGGAGACGCTGCTGGCTCTGGCGACAGCGGTCGAGACAAGACGGAACCTGACCCACCGCTTGCCCCCTTGCCTGGGAGCGTGA
- a CDS encoding glutamine synthetase family protein encodes MMDATVLTTAPEATLPKLKLYSSEDAEAFVADVRKAGFDYLRFELPDMAGLSRGKTIPIDHVAHYMTTGLNLYGGTVALDSYSIPVRGSGYNEEMNYIDCVMVADTETLSPVPWLEKTGRVICDTMWYDGKPQMATPRLLMKKMLELAAAQGYTVKMGHEYEFYAVDLETRKPIFGGQPIFVTARTHGHPAIDDLIRTLQTQGIDIITYNVEHGPGQVEINYSALDGVAAADRAFVFKGTVKEYLARHGLLGTFMTKPYKGLSGSCSHFHISLLHSETGKNAFLDPAAEHGLSSLMRSFIQGILDHARASMAIWNPTPNCYRRIRPRTYAPSNISWGVQDRSASVRVKASYDEATHLEVRVPSAMSNPYLVAASVIASGLLGVRQGRELDPPAAGPQEDDERFEKLPTAIEDALEAFEADVALRDLLGEEFVKVYTAMKWQEAGRLRDEIPQAELDEYFELY; translated from the coding sequence ATGATGGATGCAACCGTACTGACGACAGCCCCGGAAGCGACCTTGCCTAAATTGAAGCTCTACTCCTCCGAGGACGCGGAGGCTTTCGTGGCAGACGTGCGGAAGGCCGGCTTCGACTACCTGCGCTTCGAACTGCCGGACATGGCGGGCTTGTCGCGTGGGAAGACGATTCCGATCGACCATGTCGCGCACTACATGACGACCGGTCTGAATCTCTATGGCGGCACCGTGGCCCTGGATAGCTATTCCATCCCGGTGCGCGGCTCCGGCTACAATGAAGAGATGAACTATATCGACTGCGTGATGGTCGCGGATACGGAGACCCTGTCTCCGGTACCTTGGCTCGAGAAGACCGGTCGCGTCATCTGCGACACCATGTGGTACGACGGTAAACCCCAGATGGCGACGCCGCGGCTGCTGATGAAGAAGATGCTCGAGCTCGCGGCAGCCCAGGGTTACACCGTGAAGATGGGCCACGAGTACGAGTTTTACGCGGTGGACCTGGAGACACGGAAGCCGATTTTCGGGGGGCAGCCGATTTTCGTGACCGCACGGACCCACGGTCATCCGGCGATCGACGACCTGATTCGTACGCTCCAAACTCAGGGTATCGACATCATCACCTACAACGTGGAGCACGGACCGGGCCAGGTGGAGATCAACTACTCGGCGCTGGACGGGGTCGCCGCGGCCGACCGGGCCTTCGTGTTCAAAGGCACCGTCAAGGAGTATTTGGCGCGCCATGGTCTGCTCGGCACCTTCATGACCAAGCCCTACAAGGGTCTGTCGGGTAGCTGCTCGCATTTTCACATCTCGTTGCTCCACAGCGAGACGGGCAAGAATGCCTTTCTCGATCCGGCGGCTGAGCACGGTTTGTCGTCGCTCATGCGCAGTTTCATTCAGGGCATTCTCGATCACGCGCGGGCTTCCATGGCGATCTGGAATCCGACGCCGAACTGCTATCGCCGCATTCGCCCACGCACCTATGCCCCCTCGAACATCTCCTGGGGCGTGCAGGACCGCTCGGCGAGCGTACGGGTCAAGGCCAGCTACGACGAAGCGACCCATCTCGAGGTGCGTGTTCCCTCGGCGATGTCGAACCCTTATCTGGTGGCGGCGTCGGTGATCGCGTCCGGCCTGCTGGGCGTGCGGCAGGGCCGCGAACTCGACCCGCCGGCGGCAGGACCGCAAGAAGACGACGAGCGCTTCGAAAAGCTGCCGACCGCAATCGAGGACGCGCTGGAAGCCTTCGAGGCCGATGTCGCCTTGCGTGATCTGCTCGGCGAGGAATTCGTTAAGGTCTACACGGCCATGAAATGGCAGGAGGCGGGCCGGCTACGCGACGAGATTCCGCAGGCTGAACTCGATGAGTACTTCGAGCTCTATTGA
- a CDS encoding NAD(P)/FAD-dependent oxidoreductase, translated as MTLETDICIVGAGPVGLFAVFACGQLGMRCALVDALEEPGGQLTALYPEKPIYDIPSRPVVRADALVDDLMAQAAPYEPRFLFKETTEALVEHADGSFLLTTAGGREVRARALLLAAGAGAFGPNRPPLADIEAYEGHSVFYHVARRERFRDARIAIAGGGDSAVDWALSLAEVAASVTVVHRRERFRAAPDAVVRMRADPRISLRTPYQLAGLEGVPPKLQALQLSRIGGGTERLEADVLIALFGLASNLRPLAGWGLGGNGKTIPVDPITCETARSGVFAIGDVAAYPGKQKLILTGFAEASLAAHAAHARVFPGKPLHFEHSTTRGVPRQAAEAAMLTG; from the coding sequence GTGACTCTCGAAACCGACATCTGCATCGTTGGCGCCGGCCCAGTCGGCCTGTTCGCGGTCTTTGCCTGTGGGCAATTGGGCATGCGTTGTGCGCTGGTGGATGCACTGGAGGAGCCGGGCGGGCAACTGACGGCGCTTTATCCCGAAAAGCCGATCTACGATATTCCCAGCCGACCTGTCGTGCGCGCCGACGCCTTGGTCGATGACTTGATGGCACAGGCCGCTCCCTACGAGCCGCGATTTCTGTTTAAGGAGACCACCGAAGCTCTGGTGGAGCATGCGGACGGGAGCTTCCTGCTGACAACGGCTGGCGGTCGAGAGGTCCGTGCGCGAGCTCTCTTGTTGGCTGCCGGCGCCGGCGCCTTCGGCCCCAACCGCCCCCCGCTCGCTGATATCGAGGCTTACGAGGGACACAGCGTCTTCTACCACGTCGCTCGGCGCGAGCGCTTTCGCGACGCCCGCATTGCCATTGCCGGTGGCGGCGATAGCGCTGTGGACTGGGCCTTGTCTCTGGCCGAGGTCGCAGCGAGCGTGACCGTGGTTCACCGGCGCGAGCGGTTCCGTGCCGCGCCCGATGCTGTGGTGCGGATGCGGGCCGATCCGCGGATCTCGCTGCGAACGCCGTATCAGTTGGCTGGACTGGAAGGGGTGCCGCCAAAGCTTCAGGCCCTGCAGTTGTCTCGGATCGGTGGCGGTACCGAGCGGCTCGAGGCCGATGTCCTGATCGCACTGTTCGGCCTGGCCAGTAATCTCAGGCCGCTGGCCGGCTGGGGACTGGGGGGCAACGGCAAGACGATCCCGGTCGATCCGATCACCTGCGAAACGGCACGCTCCGGCGTCTTCGCCATCGGCGATGTCGCGGCCTATCCCGGCAAACAGAAATTAATTCTCACCGGCTTTGCAGAAGCTTCGTTGGCCGCGCATGCGGCTCATGCGCGGGTCTTTCCGGGCAAGCCGTTGCATTTCGAACACTCCACCACTCGCGGCGTCCCTCGGCAAGCTGCCGAAGCCGCGATGCTAACCGGCTGA
- a CDS encoding molybdopterin-containing oxidoreductase family protein: MSAGERKRDYVKTTCPRDCYDACGIVAVRDDGKLRKILGDPEHHVARGGLCGKCAIVYNGTWQDPAARLTRPLRRVGPKGKAKFEPVSWETALQQISESLKPLIAAGRTSTIMQAHYTGTVGLIAGWYPLRFFSHLGATEVDPDSVCNKAGHVALEYVFGDSLEGFDPETAKQAKTILIWGANPSHSAPHMHKDWLRESGAEVIAIDPIGHKTARERASLHLQLRPGTDAALAFGFLHVAQREGLLDQAFIDAQVIGFDEILAAIEAADPVTTERRCGVPAAQIEQAAIAYAKGPSLLWLGQGMQRTARGGNAFRALAALIAGTGNLGKPGAGFCYMNGPGSRGIDMNSVVPPELDRGSGSISHMDLAETLEDSERTKVFFNWNCNPLASSPDQARLRKALMREDLFHVACDVFSTDTVAFADIVLPAAAFLEFDDVIVPYFHQTLSAQVKLQEPLGEALPNQEIFRRLAAALGFEAAALFESDADLIARILAQTPFKGGFAELAKAGTVRLYPEPRLQFAEGRYPTPSGKIEIASARAEADGLPRVPEPHADPGTTDGRLRILSPASLWQMNSSYANDPKIRKQLGGNAVLLHPDDAQAHSLTSGDRVTLSNEAGVLTLPVEVSEIAQPGMGIVYKGRWPSAEPAAANINVLHKGRKSDIGDSTTVHSMEVDLRRAEAAE; the protein is encoded by the coding sequence ATGAGCGCTGGCGAGCGAAAGCGCGACTACGTCAAGACGACCTGCCCGCGGGACTGTTACGACGCCTGCGGGATCGTAGCGGTGCGCGACGACGGAAAGTTACGCAAGATTCTCGGAGACCCAGAGCATCACGTCGCGCGCGGCGGACTCTGCGGAAAGTGTGCGATTGTCTATAACGGAACCTGGCAAGATCCAGCCGCGCGATTGACTCGGCCTCTGCGTCGTGTCGGACCGAAGGGAAAAGCTAAGTTCGAGCCTGTTTCCTGGGAGACGGCTCTGCAGCAGATTTCTGAGTCTCTAAAGCCGCTGATTGCAGCCGGCCGGACGTCGACGATTATGCAGGCGCACTACACCGGCACCGTCGGTCTGATCGCGGGGTGGTATCCCTTACGCTTCTTTAGCCATCTCGGAGCAACCGAGGTCGATCCCGACAGTGTCTGCAACAAGGCCGGTCACGTTGCCCTGGAGTACGTGTTTGGCGACTCCCTGGAGGGGTTCGACCCGGAAACGGCAAAGCAGGCCAAGACGATTCTGATATGGGGCGCCAACCCCTCCCACTCGGCACCGCATATGCACAAGGACTGGCTACGGGAGTCTGGTGCAGAGGTGATCGCGATCGATCCGATCGGTCACAAGACGGCCCGCGAGCGAGCCTCGCTGCATCTGCAGCTGCGGCCGGGAACCGATGCCGCGCTGGCGTTCGGCTTCCTCCATGTCGCCCAGCGCGAAGGCCTGCTCGATCAGGCTTTCATCGACGCTCAGGTTATTGGTTTCGACGAGATCCTCGCTGCGATCGAGGCTGCCGATCCCGTAACGACCGAGCGCCGCTGCGGCGTCCCGGCTGCACAGATCGAGCAGGCTGCCATCGCCTATGCCAAGGGCCCTTCGCTGCTTTGGTTGGGCCAGGGGATGCAGCGCACGGCCCGGGGCGGTAACGCCTTTCGCGCGCTCGCTGCCCTGATCGCCGGTACCGGGAACCTGGGTAAGCCCGGCGCCGGTTTTTGCTACATGAACGGGCCCGGCAGTCGCGGCATCGACATGAACAGCGTCGTCCCTCCCGAACTCGATCGCGGAAGCGGTTCGATCAGCCACATGGATCTGGCGGAGACTCTGGAGGACTCGGAACGCACCAAGGTTTTCTTCAACTGGAACTGCAATCCCCTGGCCTCGTCTCCTGATCAGGCGCGGCTGCGCAAAGCCTTGATGCGCGAGGACCTGTTTCACGTCGCCTGCGACGTTTTTTCGACCGATACGGTCGCTTTCGCCGACATCGTCCTGCCCGCGGCGGCCTTCCTGGAATTCGACGACGTAATCGTACCTTACTTCCATCAGACCCTCTCGGCGCAGGTAAAGCTGCAGGAGCCTTTGGGCGAGGCGCTGCCGAACCAGGAGATCTTTCGCCGTCTCGCCGCTGCCCTGGGCTTCGAAGCGGCGGCCTTGTTCGAGAGCGACGCCGATCTGATCGCCCGGATTCTGGCCCAGACGCCGTTCAAAGGTGGTTTTGCCGAGTTGGCGAAGGCGGGAACCGTTCGCTTGTACCCGGAGCCGCGCCTGCAGTTCGCAGAGGGTCGCTACCCGACACCCTCGGGCAAGATCGAGATCGCATCGGCACGCGCCGAGGCCGACGGGTTGCCCCGGGTCCCCGAACCCCACGCCGACCCTGGCACCACGGACGGCAGGCTTCGCATTCTCTCGCCCGCCTCTTTGTGGCAGATGAACTCCAGCTACGCCAACGACCCGAAGATCCGGAAGCAACTGGGTGGCAACGCCGTACTTCTGCATCCCGACGACGCACAGGCTCACAGCTTGACGTCCGGCGACCGCGTCACGTTGTCCAACGAGGCCGGTGTGCTGACTTTGCCGGTCGAGGTCAGTGAGATCGCGCAGCCCGGCATGGGAATCGTCTACAAGGGCCGCTGGCCGAGCGCCGAGCCGGCGGCCGCCAACATCAATGTACTGCACAAGGGCCGTAAGAGCGATATTGGAGACTCCACCACCGTGCACTCGATGGAAGTAGATTTACGACGCGCGGAGGCTGCGGAGTGA
- a CDS encoding GNAT family N-acetyltransferase yields the protein MEKIEPMPGNVIIREFREKDAAAVAQVYFDAVHEGTSDFYSAEQRQAWGGEEPDPSFWLERLRPMIALIAELDGEPVGFMTIDATGLIDLAFVSPSVVGSGVGWRLYTSVENKARELGAKRLHTEASLKARPFFLRQGWIVDLEQEVEIAGVGLTNFRMEKKLN from the coding sequence TTGGAGAAAATCGAACCGATGCCAGGAAACGTGATCATTCGTGAGTTTCGGGAGAAAGATGCGGCGGCAGTTGCTCAAGTCTACTTCGATGCGGTCCACGAAGGTACGAGTGACTTCTACAGTGCCGAACAGCGGCAGGCATGGGGTGGAGAAGAACCCGATCCGTCATTCTGGCTTGAGCGCTTGCGTCCGATGATCGCTCTGATAGCCGAGTTGGACGGAGAACCGGTAGGATTCATGACAATCGACGCCACTGGATTGATTGATCTGGCATTTGTATCACCTTCCGTTGTCGGGTCGGGGGTAGGGTGGCGCCTCTATACGTCGGTCGAGAATAAGGCGCGTGAACTGGGAGCAAAGCGCTTGCACACAGAAGCCAGCCTAAAGGCGAGGCCTTTCTTCCTGCGGCAGGGTTGGATTGTTGACCTTGAACAAGAAGTGGAAATAGCGGGCGTGGGGCTTACGAATTTCCGCATGGAAAAAAAACTGAACTAG
- a CDS encoding GFA family protein: MSAPHLPLEGSCLCGSVRVRVTAPPLLTLACHCRDCQKLCASAYSLTAMFPADAFSVTGELVVGGLRTERREHNFCAKCLNFIFTRIQGADTRVNLRASVLDDLTWFVPFVELMTEEKLSWSNVPAEHSFARFPETIEELEVLMLDYSKR, translated from the coding sequence ATGAGTGCTCCCCATCTCCCGCTCGAAGGCTCATGCCTTTGCGGATCGGTACGCGTCCGCGTGACCGCACCTCCACTTCTGACGCTCGCGTGCCACTGCCGCGATTGTCAGAAGCTTTGCGCGAGTGCTTACTCTTTGACCGCTATGTTCCCGGCCGACGCCTTCTCTGTAACCGGTGAACTGGTGGTCGGGGGTCTAAGGACGGAACGGCGAGAGCACAACTTTTGCGCCAAGTGCTTGAATTTCATCTTTACCCGTATCCAAGGCGCGGACACCCGGGTGAATCTCCGCGCTTCTGTGCTCGATGACCTAACCTGGTTTGTTCCCTTCGTCGAATTGATGACGGAGGAAAAGCTCTCGTGGTCGAACGTTCCAGCCGAGCACAGCTTCGCCCGGTTCCCGGAAACAATCGAGGAGCTAGAGGTGCTGATGTTAGACTACTCTAAGCGATGA
- a CDS encoding 2Fe-2S iron-sulfur cluster-binding protein, which translates to MRITVIDAQGKRRTVEAQAGLSVMEALREAGLIEGECNGSLACATCHVWLNADWFVRLAPPSDGEEDMLDVAFNLSETSRLCCQIFLSQDTDGIVVTLPDAH; encoded by the coding sequence ATGCGGATCACGGTGATCGATGCGCAGGGGAAGCGTCGCACTGTCGAGGCGCAGGCCGGTCTTTCCGTCATGGAAGCGCTGCGTGAGGCGGGGCTGATCGAGGGCGAGTGCAACGGGTCCCTGGCCTGCGCGACCTGCCACGTTTGGCTCAATGCCGACTGGTTCGTACGCCTCGCGCCACCGTCAGATGGCGAGGAGGACATGCTCGATGTCGCCTTCAATCTATCGGAGACGTCGCGACTCTGTTGTCAGATCTTCCTGTCGCAGGACACCGATGGGATCGTCGTGACACTGCCCGACGCTCACTGA
- a CDS encoding ABC transporter ATP-binding protein, translated as MTAPKLELVDLHKAYDDGAVVAVDGIDLTVESGETLALLGPSGCGKSTTLNMIVGLEDPTSGDIRVDGRSVVGVPPGQRNVGLVFQDYAVFTHMSVEKNLAFGLQVRGLPRSEVNRRVGQAAELLGLGDLMKEKASRLGGSQLQRVAIGRTLVTEPSILLLDEPLSNLEAETRLSMRRELRRLQSEIGLTIIYVTHDQIEALSLARRIAVMSGGKIRQCDLTEQVYDSPEHVFVAGFIGSPPMNLIQGVLTSDASGQRFRHESFEVIVPDRLAPAAAGGELHVTLGVRPEAVRLTATADSPVNGTVSAVEPRGPEAVVTVKVAEVTLKALVSSDVQPSDGEKVGVSIAPDKLVLFSGDTNRNLTESARAGARAGAAA; from the coding sequence ATGACCGCACCCAAGTTGGAACTGGTCGATCTGCACAAGGCGTACGACGATGGTGCCGTGGTCGCAGTCGACGGGATCGACCTGACCGTCGAGTCCGGTGAGACGTTGGCGCTGCTTGGTCCCTCGGGCTGCGGCAAGTCGACGACACTGAACATGATCGTCGGGCTCGAAGATCCGACCTCAGGCGATATCCGCGTCGACGGACGTTCTGTTGTTGGGGTGCCGCCCGGTCAACGCAACGTCGGGCTCGTGTTCCAGGATTACGCCGTCTTCACCCATATGAGCGTCGAGAAGAACCTGGCTTTCGGGTTGCAGGTTCGTGGCCTGCCGCGAAGCGAGGTAAACCGCAGGGTCGGTCAGGCCGCCGAGTTGCTCGGGCTGGGCGATTTGATGAAGGAAAAGGCATCGCGCCTCGGCGGTTCGCAGCTTCAACGGGTTGCCATCGGCCGCACGCTGGTCACCGAGCCTTCGATCCTGCTGCTCGACGAGCCGCTGTCCAACCTGGAGGCCGAGACGCGCCTGTCCATGCGCCGCGAGCTGCGCCGCCTGCAGTCGGAGATCGGCCTAACGATCATCTACGTCACGCACGACCAGATCGAAGCCCTGTCGCTGGCCCGCCGCATCGCGGTGATGAGCGGGGGCAAAATTCGGCAGTGCGACCTGACGGAGCAGGTCTACGACAGCCCCGAGCATGTCTTCGTTGCCGGCTTTATCGGGTCGCCGCCGATGAACCTGATCCAGGGGGTGTTGACGTCGGATGCCTCCGGCCAGCGATTCCGGCATGAGAGCTTCGAGGTGATCGTGCCGGATCGACTGGCACCTGCGGCAGCCGGCGGGGAGCTTCATGTCACCTTGGGTGTGCGGCCTGAGGCGGTGCGGCTGACAGCGACGGCTGATAGCCCGGTCAATGGAACTGTGAGCGCCGTCGAACCAAGGGGGCCCGAAGCCGTTGTTACGGTCAAAGTTGCAGAGGTGACACTGAAGGCCCTGGTGTCCTCCGACGTGCAGCCATCCGATGGCGAGAAGGTCGGTGTCTCGATCGCTCCGGACAAGCTCGTCCTCTTCTCCGGCGACACCAATCGCAACCTGACTGAGAGCGCTCGAGCAGGGGCAAGGGCAGGGGCGGCGGCATGA
- a CDS encoding ABC transporter ATP-binding protein codes for MSDLVLSAEGITKRFGKTLALDGVDIALPRGKFLVLLGAAGAGKTTALRTLAGLEVPDSGRMLIEGRDATFLEPKDRDVAMIFDSLALYPNKTGFENLAHPLRIRRQGDAVIEEKVAAVAKTLQIPHVLRRLPKTMSGGERQRVALGRALVREPAFFLLDEPLSSLDATLRVELRAELKRLQREHHYAFLLATPDFAEALAIADSVVMLIDGRVRQVAPPQTLYDEPADRDVARFVGAPEINLLQAVYDPSDGGRLRTAEMVLPAPAPLCSFFDGARGSVEIGIRPEHMRLEQPKSGADGATATDAKVVDVEPLGLNAAVTLTAAGSVLRATLPAHDASRFPIGSSVCLRPRLDRMLSFDKDSGRRLI; via the coding sequence ATGAGCGATCTCGTTCTCTCCGCCGAAGGCATCACCAAGCGGTTCGGCAAGACGCTGGCATTGGATGGCGTCGATATCGCATTGCCGCGCGGCAAGTTTCTGGTGTTGCTCGGCGCCGCCGGTGCCGGCAAGACGACGGCGTTGCGCACCCTCGCCGGGTTGGAGGTGCCGGATAGCGGTCGCATGCTGATCGAGGGTCGAGATGCCACCTTCCTGGAGCCGAAGGACCGCGACGTCGCCATGATTTTCGACAGCCTGGCGCTCTATCCGAACAAGACCGGCTTCGAGAACTTGGCGCATCCTCTCCGGATCCGCCGTCAAGGCGACGCCGTGATCGAGGAGAAAGTCGCCGCCGTCGCAAAGACTTTGCAGATTCCACATGTGCTCCGACGCTTGCCGAAAACGATGAGCGGCGGCGAGCGTCAGCGCGTGGCGCTCGGACGGGCTTTGGTGCGCGAGCCTGCCTTCTTCTTGCTCGATGAACCTCTGTCCAGTCTGGATGCCACGCTCCGTGTGGAACTGCGTGCCGAGCTGAAACGTCTGCAACGCGAGCATCATTATGCCTTCCTGCTCGCCACGCCCGACTTCGCGGAAGCTTTGGCGATCGCCGACAGCGTGGTCATGCTGATCGACGGTAGAGTCCGGCAAGTTGCACCGCCCCAGACGCTCTACGACGAGCCGGCCGACCGGGACGTCGCGCGCTTCGTCGGTGCGCCCGAGATCAATCTCCTGCAGGCAGTCTACGACCCCTCCGATGGCGGACGCCTGCGCACCGCTGAAATGGTGCTGCCGGCACCGGCGCCGTTGTGCAGCTTTTTCGATGGTGCCCGAGGCTCCGTCGAGATCGGCATTCGCCCCGAGCATATGAGGCTTGAACAACCGAAGTCGGGCGCCGACGGCGCGACGGCTACTGACGCGAAGGTTGTGGATGTGGAACCGCTTGGGCTCAATGCGGCCGTAACGCTGACGGCGGCGGGCTCAGTCCTGCGGGCGACGCTACCGGCTCACGATGCGAGCCGTTTTCCGATTGGCTCGTCGGTTTGCTTGCGCCCCCGTCTCGATCGAATGCTGAGCTTCGACAAAGACAGCGGGCGGCGACTCATATGA
- a CDS encoding type 1 glutamine amidotransferase, which produces MRFLVFQHVDVEHPGVFRDLWREAGIAWDAVELDEGEPIPSLEPYDVLVAMGGPMDVWEERQHPWLAPEKAAIRHWVGDLGRPFLGVCLGHQLLAEAMGGSVGAAGAPEVGLAPVEFTDAGKTDLLFSGFGDGMETFQWHGAEVTDLPPGSEVLARNAACAVQAFRVGQAAYGLQYHVELTEATVPEWQAIPAYAASLEQALGLEGAAALAADTLARLADFKAAARRLNENFLKIVAAAQAASVQ; this is translated from the coding sequence ATGCGCTTTCTGGTTTTCCAACACGTCGATGTCGAGCACCCTGGAGTCTTTCGCGACCTCTGGCGCGAGGCCGGGATTGCTTGGGATGCGGTCGAGCTTGACGAAGGCGAACCGATCCCGTCGCTCGAACCCTACGACGTTCTCGTTGCAATGGGCGGCCCGATGGATGTGTGGGAGGAACGCCAGCATCCCTGGTTGGCACCGGAGAAGGCGGCGATCCGGCACTGGGTCGGTGATTTAGGACGGCCGTTTCTCGGGGTTTGCCTCGGCCATCAGTTGCTGGCCGAAGCGATGGGCGGTTCGGTCGGCGCGGCCGGCGCGCCCGAGGTGGGATTGGCCCCGGTCGAGTTCACCGACGCCGGCAAGACCGACCTGCTCTTCTCCGGTTTCGGCGACGGCATGGAGACCTTTCAATGGCACGGCGCCGAGGTGACCGATTTGCCGCCTGGCAGCGAGGTCCTGGCGCGTAACGCGGCTTGTGCGGTGCAGGCCTTCCGGGTTGGGCAAGCGGCTTACGGCCTCCAGTATCACGTCGAGCTCACCGAGGCGACGGTGCCGGAGTGGCAGGCCATTCCAGCCTATGCCGCTTCGCTCGAGCAGGCCCTGGGGCTTGAGGGGGCGGCAGCGTTGGCCGCCGACACTCTGGCACGGTTAGCGGACTTCAAGGCCGCCGCGCGGCGTCTCAACGAGAACTTCCTGAAGATCGTGGCGGCCGCGCAGGCCGCCTCCGTGCAGTGA